CAAGGTGTCGTTCGGTGTCGGCGTGGAGCGCACCTTCCCGGTGCACAGCCCCAACATCGATCACATCGACGTCGTGACCCGCGGTGACGTCCGCCGGGCGAAGCTGTACTACCTGCGCGACCTGCGCGGTAAGGCGGCCAAGATCAAGGAGAAGCGCTGAGCGCTGCCCTTGACCGGGACAACTGATCGTCGACTGGCCCGGCACCGGACGTGAGTCATGGTGCCGGGCTAGTCTGTTCGGCGTGGCAGACGAAAGTGGGTCGGTGCGGGTGTCCGAATCGGACGACGAGGGGGCGGGCCGCCGCGGGCGGCGCAGGGGTAATCGGAAGACCAAACAGCAGCGGCCGTTCTGGCAGGAACTGCCGATCCTGATCGGCATCGCCGCCATCATCGCCGCGCTCGTGGTCACCTTCATCGGCAGGCCGTATGTGATCCCCTCCCAGTCGATGGAGGAGACGCTGCAGATCGGCGACCGCATCTACGTCCAGAAGATCAGCTACTACGCCGGGGACCCGCAGCCCGGTGATGTCGTCGTCTTCGTCGGTCCGCCCTCCTGGAACACCCGCTACCAGTCGATCCGCTCGGACAACCCGGTGGTGCGCGGCGTCCAGAACTTCCTCTCCTTCTTCGGGCTCGTCCCGCCCGACGAGAACGACCTGGTCAAGCGCGTCATCGCGGTCGGCGGGCAGACCGTGCAGTGCTGCGACGCCCAGGGCCGGGTGATGGTCGACGGCAAGGCCCTCGACGAACCGTATGTCCAGAACGACTACCGCTGGCTGACCGGCCAGCAGAACGCGAGCTACCCGGCCGGGCGGGTGTTCGGGCCGATCAAGGTGCCCGAGGGCCATCTGTGGGTGATGGGGGACAACCGCAACCAGTCCGCGGATTCCCGCGCGCACGTCGGTGACGAGCTCCAGGGCACCGTGCCGATCGAGAACGTGCGCGGCAAGGCCGTGTTCAAGATCTGGCCGCCGACCCGGCTCGGCCCCATCCGCGCCGAGGACCCGCAGGGCAACTGAGGGGCACGGGCGGATAATTCGCACGGTAGGGATGCACGCAGTGGGGCAGGCAAGCCGGAGTGGAGCGATGACGGCACGCACGGGGTGGCCGCCGCGCATGGTGATGCGCAAGGCGGGTGGGTTGCGCACGCTGGAGGCGGCGCTGATCCGCGGCGGGCTCGGACCCGTCGCGGGCGTGGACGAGGCGGGCCGCGGTCCCTGTGCGGGCCCGCTGGTGGTGGCGGCCTGCCTGCTGGCGCCCAAGGCCTACGACCGGCTCGCCGGGCTCGACGACTCCAAGAAACTCACCGAGGCCGCCCGCGAGGAGCTGTACCCGGTGATCACGCGGCTCGCGCTGGCCTGGGAGGTGGTGGTGATCCCGGCCTGGGAGATCGACGCCATCGGCATCCACGTCGCCAATATCGAGGGCATGCGCCGTGCGGTCGCGGGCCTGCGACAGCGGCCGGGCTACGTCCTCACCGATGGGTTCCGGGTGCCCGGCCTCGCGGCGCCATCCCTGCCGGTCATCGGCGGGGACGCCGCGGCGGCCTGCATCGCCGCCGCGAGCATCCTCGCGAAGGTCACCAGGGACCGGATCATGGTCGAGCTGGACAGCCGCCACCCGGGCTACGGTTTCGCCGCCCACAAGGGCTACAACACCCCCGAACACACCGCGGCGTTGCAGCGGCTCGGCCCGTGCAGCGAACACCGCCGGTCCTGGCGGAATGTGCGCGAGCGGCTGGGGCTGCGCCCGCTCGATCCCACCGTCGAATACGCCGAGACGGTGCTCGCCGACGGCGTGGCGGACAGCCGGGTGGCTGCCGACGCGGCGCATGCGGGATGATGTCGGAATACGACGCACTGCGCCGAGAAGGAGGA
This sequence is a window from Nocardia farcinica. Protein-coding genes within it:
- a CDS encoding ribonuclease HII, which codes for MTARTGWPPRMVMRKAGGLRTLEAALIRGGLGPVAGVDEAGRGPCAGPLVVAACLLAPKAYDRLAGLDDSKKLTEAAREELYPVITRLALAWEVVVIPAWEIDAIGIHVANIEGMRRAVAGLRQRPGYVLTDGFRVPGLAAPSLPVIGGDAAAACIAAASILAKVTRDRIMVELDSRHPGYGFAAHKGYNTPEHTAALQRLGPCSEHRRSWRNVRERLGLRPLDPTVEYAETVLADGVADSRVAADAAHAG
- the lepB gene encoding signal peptidase I, whose amino-acid sequence is MADESGSVRVSESDDEGAGRRGRRRGNRKTKQQRPFWQELPILIGIAAIIAALVVTFIGRPYVIPSQSMEETLQIGDRIYVQKISYYAGDPQPGDVVVFVGPPSWNTRYQSIRSDNPVVRGVQNFLSFFGLVPPDENDLVKRVIAVGGQTVQCCDAQGRVMVDGKALDEPYVQNDYRWLTGQQNASYPAGRVFGPIKVPEGHLWVMGDNRNQSADSRAHVGDELQGTVPIENVRGKAVFKIWPPTRLGPIRAEDPQGN